A DNA window from Paralichthys olivaceus isolate ysfri-2021 chromosome 11, ASM2471397v2, whole genome shotgun sequence contains the following coding sequences:
- the LOC109630180 gene encoding claudin-17-like produces the protein MKAKLDILALVLGFIGLVGTVTITALPTWRVSAFIGANIVVMEDLWEGLWMNCWRQANIRMQCKMYESMLILPPELQAARGLTCVSIILVVLALLITGFGSRKSNCCDDNIRSKNTILALGGCLYLLSFLTTIIPVSWVGSTVISNFYNPLVLEGRKRELGSALFIGWATSGILLITGIIVLFSYNKHRAKDEDPYYTGTPLVPLRNPSQYGSDYLKRTPSTSHKNHQYV, from the coding sequence ATGAAAGCCAAGTTGGACATCTTAGCCCTGGTCCTGGGCTTCATCGGCCTGGTTGGGACAGTTACCATCACCGCCCTGCCCACGTGGAGAGTCTCTGCCTTCATCGGTGCTAATATTGTTGTAATGGAGGACCTCTGGGAGGGGTTGTGGATGAACTGCTGGAGACAGGCTAACATCAGGATGCAGTGCAAGATGTATGAATCCATGCTGATTCTCCCGCCAGAGCTGCAGGCGGCCAGGGGGCTCACATGCGTCTCCATAATTCTGGTCGTCCTCGCCTTGTTGATCACGGGATTTGGGTCCAGGAAGAGCAACTGCTGCGATGACAACATCAGATCAAAGAACACCATCCTCGCCTTAGGGGGGTGTTTGTATCTACTGTCCTTTTTGACCACCATCATCCCCGTCAGCTGGGTGGGCTCCACCGTCATCAGCAACTTCTATAACCCGCTGGTGTTGGAGGGACGCAAACGGGAGCTGGGGAGCGCCCTCTTCATCGGCTGGGCCACATCTGGCATCTTGCTCATCACTGGGATCATCGTTCTGTTCAGTTACAACAAACATCGAGCAAAGGACGAAGACCCCTACTACACTGGTACACCTCTGGTGCCACTGAGGAATCCATCCCAATACGGGAGCGACTACCTAAAGAGGACGCCGTCCACCTCTCATAAGAATCATCAATATGTGTGA